The following nucleotide sequence is from Atribacterota bacterium.
AAATATACTCTCGAGGACGACTGAGCACTGCATCCATAATGTCAAGAATACGCCATCTTCCCTCTTTTGCTTCCAGGAGTGCTTGCCCCAAAAGTTCATGGCTCAAGCCCCTGTTTTTTACATCAAGCTGAATTGCCGTAATACCACTGCGGCTTCCGGCCACTTTAAAGTCCATTTCTCCATAATGGTCCTCAGAGCCAAGGATATCTCTCAGCAACATCCATCGGTCCTGAGAACGAATAAGACCAATTGATAATCCAGCACAAGCCGCCTTGATGGGAACACCGGCATCCATGAGGGAAAGACTGCCTCCGCATACCGTGGCCATGGAAGAAGATCCATTTGATTCCAGAATTTCAGAAACCACTCTGATGGTGTATGGAAACTCCTCCTCCGGGGGAATAAAGCATTCAAGCGCCCTTTCTGCCAGAGCCCCATGACCAATCTCCCGTCGTCCAGGCCCTCTGAGGGGTCGCACTTCTCCAGTGCTATAAGGAGGAAAATTATAATGGAGCATGAACCGCTTTGCTTCTTCCTCTTGCAAACCGTCTACTTTTTGCTCCTCACTTTTTGCCCCCAAAGTGGTAATAACCAGAGCCTGGGTCTGACCCCTGGTGAAAAGGGAAGAACCATGGGTACGTGGCAGGAAACCCACTTCACAACTTATCGGCCTTATGTCCTGTGGAGTTCTTCCGTCCTGGCGGTATCCAGTGGTAAAAATGAGCCTCCGAACTTCTTCTTTCATTAATCTTTCCCAGGCTACGGTGAAGAAATTTGGCGTCCCGAATCGAGTTTCTCCTTCTTCGACGAACTTTCGGAAAAGGACCCGCATTTCCCCCTCCCGTACTTTTTTATCAGGAATGGTGATTCTTTTACGCACCTCATCCTGATAATTTTCGAGCAACCAGTCCCATAAACTTTCCCAAAATTCAGGTATCTTCAATTCTAATTTCGGCTTCCCAATCTGACGGATGATCTCCTCTTGCTGGTCAATACTTCTTTGGATTTCCTGATACCCGATCCGTAAAGCCTCTTTTACCCTTTCTTCATCGACTTCCCTGGCACCTGCTTCAATCATGGTGATTCCTTCCCTGGTTCCGGCAATCACCATATCCATCCCGCTTGAGGTCAATTTATCCAGAGTCGGATTAATCAGAATTTCATTGCCAATTAACCCCACTCGACAGGCTCCTACTGGCCCCTCAAAGGGGATTTCCGAAATACCCAGAGCCAAGGAAGCACCAATAATCGAAATAACATCAGGGGGATGGATCTCATCCACAGAAAGAACGGTTACCACAACCTGAATTTCGTTGCGGCAGAATTCAGAAAACAAGGGCCTGATGGAACGGTCAATAAGCCGAGCACTCAGAATCGCTGCTACCCGGGGCTTTCCTTCTCTTTTGATAAATCCCCCTGGAATCTTTCCCGCAGCATAAAAACGTTCTTCAAACTCCACCGAAAGAGGCGTAAAATCGACATCCTCCTTACTTTCTTCGTTCGTCGTAGCGGTAACCAGAACTACTGTATCGCCATACCGAACGGTAACCGCTCCTCCTGCCTGTTGTGCCAGTTTCCCTGTCTCGATAATCAGCGACTCATTTCCAAAACCAATTTCCCATTTCTTTTCTATTGTAAACAACCTCCTCTTACTTCCTCAAACCTAATTTTTCCAAGATTGCGTAGTATCGATCCAGGTGGTATTTTTTCAAATAATTCAAAAGCCTCCTTCTTTGGCCAACCATCATAAAGAGACCTCTCCGAGAATGAAAATCCTTTGGATGCTGCTTTAAATGGTCCGTTAATTCTTTGATTCTCACCGTCAAAAGTGCGATTTGCACCTCAGGAGAACCAGTATCTTCACCGTGAATTTTAAACTGTTCTATAATTTCCTTTTTCCTTTCTTTTGTGAGCGTCAACTTTTTCTACACCTCCACTATAGCATTCAAAGGGTAGTTTATCACACTGCTTCGCCCCTGTAAATATCGGTAAAACGCTTCCAAATCGAGGTCCATCTGGTTCTTCAGCTTCTGGATAGAAGAAAAGGCTCTCTCCCCGCGGATAAAAGCAACTAACTGGACAACCATCCTTTTTCCATAAAGACCAGGAGACTGAAAGGAAGGAATAAAAGTTTCAACGACTCTACGGTGGTAATCCTTCAAGGTAGGCCGATATCCCACATGGGTGAGAGCAGGCATCCAATCCTTTAGACCTTTCCAGAACACATACGAAACGTACACTCCATGAGGAGGAAGAATTTTAACCGCTGGGGGATAGAGATTCGCCGTTGGAAAACCCAGCTTGCTCCCCAGCTTTCTCCCTTTTCGTACCGTTCCAATAATGGTGAAATTGTAAC
It contains:
- a CDS encoding polyribonucleotide nucleotidyltransferase → MEKKWEIGFGNESLIIETGKLAQQAGGAVTVRYGDTVVLVTATTNEESKEDVDFTPLSVEFEERFYAAGKIPGGFIKREGKPRVAAILSARLIDRSIRPLFSEFCRNEIQVVVTVLSVDEIHPPDVISIIGASLALGISEIPFEGPVGACRVGLIGNEILINPTLDKLTSSGMDMVIAGTREGITMIEAGAREVDEERVKEALRIGYQEIQRSIDQQEEIIRQIGKPKLELKIPEFWESLWDWLLENYQDEVRKRITIPDKKVREGEMRVLFRKFVEEGETRFGTPNFFTVAWERLMKEEVRRLIFTTGYRQDGRTPQDIRPISCEVGFLPRTHGSSLFTRGQTQALVITTLGAKSEEQKVDGLQEEEAKRFMLHYNFPPYSTGEVRPLRGPGRREIGHGALAERALECFIPPEEEFPYTIRVVSEILESNGSSSMATVCGGSLSLMDAGVPIKAACAGLSIGLIRSQDRWMLLRDILGSEDHYGEMDFKVAGSRSGITAIQLDVKNRGLSHELLGQALLEAKEGRWRILDIMDAVLSRPREYISPYAPRIGIVEVNPDRIGALIGPGGKIIKRIVEETGVTIDIKDDGKVMVFSRNEEGKARAIEMIRNVTQDVEVGKIYLGKVTRVADFGAFVEIFPGREGLCHISQLSSERVRRVEDVAKVGDDLLVKVTGIDSLGRITLSHKEAASTVSPIKETKTYPRRK
- the rpsO gene encoding 30S ribosomal protein S15: MTLTKERKKEIIEQFKIHGEDTGSPEVQIALLTVRIKELTDHLKQHPKDFHSRRGLFMMVGQRRRLLNYLKKYHLDRYYAILEKLGLRK